GTTCAGGCACGTGAACGGGCCGCGCAGGCCGCTCACGTTCGGCATCAGGTTCTCTTCCGGCACGAACACCTCGTCGAGGACGATCTCGCCGGTGATCGATGCGCGCAGCCCGACCTTGCCGTGGATCGCGGGCGCCGACAGGCCTTTCCAGCCTTTCTCGAGGATGAAGCCGCGGATCGCGTCCTTGCCGTTCTCTTCCAGCTTCGCCCATACGACGAACACGTCGGCGATCGGCGAGTTCGTGATCCACATCTTTGCACCGGACAGCGAGTAGCCGCCGGGCAGCTTTTTCGCGCGGGTGACCATGCTGCCCGGGTCGGAGCCGTGGTTCGGCTCGGTCAGCCCGAAGCAGCCGATCCATTCGCCGGTGGCGAGTTTCGGCAGGTATTTCTGCTTCTGCGCGTCGGAGCCGAATTCGTGGATCGGGACCATCACGAGCGACGACTGCACGGACATCATCGACCGGTAGCCCGAGTCGACGCGCTCGACTTCGCGGGCGATCAGGCCGTAGCTCACGTAGTTGAGGCCGGGGCCGCCGTATTCCTCGGGAATCGTCGGGCCGAGCAGGCCGACTTCGCCCATCTCGCGGAAGATTTCGGCGTCGGTGCGTTCGTGGCGGAACGCTTCGGTGACGCGCGGTGCGAGCTTGTCCTGCGCGTACGCCTGTGCGGCATCACGCACCATTCGCTCTTCTTCGGTCAGTTGCTGGTCGAGCAGCAGCGGATCGTCCCAATGAAAAGTTGCAGCACTCATCGTCTCATCTCCTGTCGGCCCGAGTTAGCGCTTCAGCGCTTACTCGGGTCCCATGCTTTGCGGTCGGCCCGAGTCAGCACTTCAGCGCTTGCTCGGGTCCCATGCTTTGCAGTCGACCCGAGTCAGCACTTCAGCGCTTGCTCGGGTCCCATGCTTTGCAGTCGACCCGAGTCAGCACTTCAGCGCTTGCTCAGAGCCCACGCTTTGCAGTCAACCCGAGTCAGCCCTTCAGCGCTTGCTCAGATCCCACGCTTTGCAGTCAACCCAAGTCAGCACTTCAGCGCTTCCCCCGGACCTCATGCTTTACGGTCGGTCCCTGATTCAGCCGGGTTTGTTGCCTGAGAGTTTGCTTGACGGAAGTTCCGCTGTGCGGAACAATGTTTTGCAAATCGAACCTAGTGTAGCACCAGATGACACTTTCAACCATCGACGAAACCACGATCGACGAACGCAAGTTCGTCGTCGCGCTCGCGCGCGGGCTCGACCTGCTGCGTGCATTCCGGCCCGGGGAGACGATGCTCGGCAACCGCGACTTCGCGGAGCGCACCGGGCTGCCGAAGGCGACGGTGAACAGGCTCGCCTACACGCTGACCGTGCTCGGCTACCTGCGTTACGACGAGACGCTCGGAAAGTATGCGCTCGACGCCGGCGTGCTGTCGCTCGGCTACGCGCTGCTGTCGGGCTCGGGCACGATCGACCTTGCGCGGCCGCACATGCAGGCGCTCGCGCGCGACATCG
This region of Burkholderia contaminans genomic DNA includes:
- a CDS encoding acyl-CoA dehydrogenase; translation: MSAATFHWDDPLLLDQQLTEEERMVRDAAQAYAQDKLAPRVTEAFRHERTDAEIFREMGEVGLLGPTIPEEYGGPGLNYVSYGLIAREVERVDSGYRSMMSVQSSLVMVPIHEFGSDAQKQKYLPKLATGEWIGCFGLTEPNHGSDPGSMVTRAKKLPGGYSLSGAKMWITNSPIADVFVVWAKLEENGKDAIRGFILEKGWKGLSAPAIHGKVGLRASITGEIVLDEVFVPEENLMPNVSGLRGPFTCLNSARYGIAWGALGAAESCWHTARQYVLDRQQFGRPLAANQLIQKKLADMQTEITLGLQGVLRLGRMKDEGTAAVEITSIMKRNSCGKALDIARLARDMLGGNGISDEFGVARHLVNLEVVNTYEGTHDIHALILGRAQTGIQAFF